The Desulfarculaceae bacterium genome window below encodes:
- a CDS encoding ABC transporter ATP-binding protein, whose protein sequence is MSDPAAIEVKGLVKRFRREMLKRDYTTWKTLLLRPFQKRGPDDYLTVLDGVDLSVSPGRTLAIIGENGSGKSTMLKILAGIYKADQGTVEVRGRVSSLIELGAGFHPEFSGRENIFLNGTILGLSKKEIQARFEDIVEYSGLGDFIEAPVRTYSSGMYVRLGFAVAVNVDPDVLLVDEVLAVGDEAFAHKCETKLNQFRAAGKTIVLVSHDLIAVKKFADEVVWLDNGKVAAQGEPAMVIDAYRQGVARREDQAGRERAKARSGLDPKRRWGQGEVEITGVRLLDDGGQAHAVFTSGKPLSLEIDYAMRQEVSDLVFGVAVHNSAGVLCYGSNTAIDQAALGDPPPVGTVRLELERLDLVQGSYLLDVAAHAADGRAYDYLTQVAAFEVRGGPGDEGVWRPPHAWSLAARGESA, encoded by the coding sequence ATGAGCGACCCGGCTGCCATAGAAGTAAAGGGCCTGGTGAAGCGCTTTCGCCGCGAGATGCTCAAGCGCGATTACACCACCTGGAAGACCCTTTTGCTGCGCCCCTTCCAGAAGCGGGGGCCGGACGACTATCTCACCGTGCTGGACGGGGTGGACCTGAGCGTGTCGCCGGGGCGGACCCTGGCCATCATCGGCGAGAACGGCTCGGGCAAGTCCACCATGCTCAAGATTCTGGCCGGCATCTACAAGGCCGACCAGGGCACGGTGGAGGTGCGCGGCCGGGTGAGTAGCCTCATCGAGCTGGGCGCGGGCTTCCATCCCGAGTTCAGCGGCCGGGAGAATATCTTCCTTAACGGCACCATCCTGGGGCTGAGCAAGAAGGAGATCCAGGCCCGCTTCGAGGACATCGTGGAGTACTCGGGCCTGGGCGATTTTATCGAGGCCCCGGTGAGGACCTACAGCTCGGGCATGTACGTGCGCCTGGGCTTCGCCGTGGCGGTGAACGTTGACCCGGACGTGCTCTTGGTTGACGAGGTGCTGGCCGTGGGCGACGAGGCTTTCGCCCACAAGTGCGAGACCAAGCTGAACCAGTTCCGCGCCGCCGGCAAGACCATCGTGCTGGTGAGCCACGACCTCATCGCGGTGAAGAAGTTCGCCGACGAGGTGGTGTGGCTGGACAACGGCAAGGTGGCCGCCCAGGGCGAGCCGGCCATGGTCATCGACGCCTACCGCCAGGGAGTGGCCCGGCGCGAGGACCAGGCCGGGCGCGAACGGGCCAAGGCCAGGAGCGGCCTGGACCCCAAGCGGCGCTGGGGCCAGGGCGAGGTGGAGATAACCGGGGTGCGCCTGCTGGACGATGGCGGCCAAGCCCATGCGGTGTTCACCAGCGGCAAGCCCCTGAGCCTGGAGATCGACTACGCCATGCGCCAGGAGGTCAGCGACCTGGTCTTCGGGGTGGCGGTGCACAACAGCGCCGGGGTGCTCTGCTACGGGTCCAACACGGCCATCGACCAGGCCGCCCTGGGCGATCCGCCGCCCGTGGGCACGGTGCGCCTGGAGCTGGAGCGCCTGGACCTGGTGCAGGGCAGCTATTTGCTGGACGTGGCCGCCCATGCGGCCGACGGTCGGGCCTATGACTATCTGACCCAGGTGGCCGCCTTCGAGGTGCGGGGCGGGCCGGGCGACGAGGGGGTGTGGCGGCCCCCGCACGCCTGGAGCCTGGCGGCCCGGGGAGAGAGCGCATGA
- a CDS encoding class I SAM-dependent methyltransferase, with product MSGETSKPGVDLEAILAEVDAAVEEKKASGYYDPAELRRVEEAALAARSLDDEPGNLMKLHHAKLKELWEPTGWGVSTHRAGAKGKLILGLKKLIYKLSRFPMSVWLARQARFNDETVHLITVLLPLIANVRSRLPQAEKRLDQMELALARTAPRVEALLARLEEVVAAQEAKGEAAPGAAAEVRRARFQSRGAAYLDFENQHRGERELIKERQSVYLPIFAKSVTPQAPLLDIGCGRGEFLEAAKEAGLAAKGLELNPEMVALGRGRGLDIAEGDIIEHLRSLPDGSLGGILMAQLIEHLSYDELSEAVSLAVAKLAEGGWLIAETVNPACLSTLAGAFYLDLTHNKPIHPEAARFLWKWAGLRDIEVLYLSPYPEQYRLPASPEQTPTAQAMNQAVKQLNDLLYSYQDYAVVGRK from the coding sequence ATGAGCGGCGAGACGAGCAAACCCGGCGTGGACCTGGAGGCCATCCTGGCCGAGGTGGACGCGGCGGTGGAGGAAAAGAAGGCCTCCGGCTATTACGACCCGGCCGAGCTTCGGCGGGTGGAGGAGGCGGCCCTGGCCGCGCGCAGCCTAGACGACGAGCCGGGCAACCTGATGAAGCTGCACCACGCCAAGCTCAAGGAGCTGTGGGAGCCCACCGGCTGGGGGGTTTCCACCCACCGCGCCGGGGCCAAGGGCAAGCTGATCCTGGGGCTCAAGAAGCTCATCTACAAGCTGAGCCGCTTTCCCATGAGCGTATGGCTGGCCCGCCAGGCCCGCTTCAACGACGAGACGGTGCATTTGATCACCGTGCTCCTGCCGCTCATAGCCAATGTGCGCTCCCGTTTGCCCCAGGCCGAGAAGCGCCTGGATCAGATGGAGCTGGCCCTGGCCCGCACCGCCCCGCGCGTGGAGGCTCTGCTGGCCCGTTTGGAGGAGGTGGTCGCGGCCCAGGAGGCCAAGGGCGAGGCCGCTCCCGGCGCCGCCGCCGAGGTGCGCCGGGCCCGCTTCCAGAGCCGGGGCGCGGCCTACCTGGATTTCGAGAACCAGCACCGGGGCGAGCGCGAGCTGATCAAAGAGCGCCAGAGCGTTTATCTGCCCATCTTCGCCAAGAGCGTGACCCCGCAGGCGCCCCTGCTGGACATCGGCTGCGGCCGGGGCGAGTTTCTGGAGGCGGCCAAAGAGGCTGGGCTCGCGGCCAAGGGCCTGGAGCTCAACCCCGAGATGGTGGCCCTGGGGCGCGGGCGCGGCCTGGATATCGCCGAAGGCGACATCATCGAGCATCTGCGCAGCCTGCCCGACGGCAGCCTGGGCGGCATCCTCATGGCCCAGCTCATCGAGCACCTGAGCTACGACGAGCTCAGCGAGGCGGTGAGCCTGGCCGTGGCCAAGCTGGCCGAGGGCGGCTGGCTCATCGCCGAGACGGTGAACCCCGCCTGCCTGAGCACCCTGGCCGGGGCTTTTTATCTGGACCTGACCCACAACAAGCCCATCCACCCCGAGGCGGCGCGCTTCCTGTGGAAGTGGGCCGGGCTGCGGGACATAGAGGTGCTCTATCTCTCGCCCTACCCCGAGCAGTACCGCTTGCCCGCCTCGCCGGAACAAACCCCCACGGCCCAAGCCATGAACCAGGCGGTCAAGCAGCTCAACGACCTGCTCTATTCTTATCAGGACTACGCGGTGGTGGGGCGCAAGTAG
- a CDS encoding glycosyltransferase family 4 protein, with protein sequence MAAPGELRCTFVLPWYGEQVPGGAEAEARLTAENLARAGVRVQALATTLSGLGSDWDGEALPAGETMENGVTVRRFPIAPRDAARFDGLNMRVLAGATLSPEEERAFYANMVYSPELLEHIAAHPEEGPFFFIPYLWTSSAWGPLIHPSKSLIIPCLHDEGYARMAGVKRAMESARAVCFHVPAERDLAARLYDLGRTEPIIVGEGMDTHWTHDAARFRRDFGLEEPFILYAGRKDPGKNTPLLVHYFLRYKAEGRGPQGLKLVLIGNLPAEIPPGGEAHVLDLGFVEIQQKHDAYAACEVFVQPSLMESFSRVIMEAWLAGSPVMVHADCPVTRDHALISGGGLAFGDYPHFAECLDYLLARPELRAEMGRAGAAYVQGNFAWPVVVDNYLKVIERVSAEPMPAPTSADKALAPKPKARASGPAVHQMVPDFSYGDAIGNDALAIQKTLRSWGLNSDIFAHSIHPRLADKARPIAEYAKQARPEDVLLFHFSIGHEAAELLPGLPGRRVLRYHNITPAEYLDRCNPESAARARLGREQLGRIAPAVELGMGVSDYNCLELGQAGCPATATVPIVIDTSVLDTAPDAFVAHRFDDERPAVLHVGRLVPNKAIEDLIRAQYWLSRLVPGTRLMIVGSEVGCESYAESLRELVDRLAVPGVHFSGHVSLAGLMAYYRRANCYLCLSEHEGFCVPLVESMHFGIPIVAHAAAGVPGTLGQGGLLLDSKEPQRVAEAVARVLSDAPLAEALRLAGRARLQRFAPQRVARDLREVLTERLGLELNP encoded by the coding sequence ATGGCCGCGCCCGGCGAGCTCCGCTGCACCTTTGTGCTTCCCTGGTATGGGGAGCAGGTCCCCGGCGGGGCCGAGGCCGAGGCCCGGCTGACGGCCGAGAACCTGGCACGGGCCGGGGTGCGGGTGCAGGCCCTGGCCACCACCCTGAGCGGCCTGGGCTCGGACTGGGACGGCGAGGCCCTGCCCGCGGGCGAGACCATGGAGAACGGCGTCACCGTGCGGCGCTTCCCCATCGCCCCGCGCGACGCTGCCCGCTTCGACGGCCTGAATATGCGGGTGCTGGCCGGGGCCACCCTTTCGCCCGAGGAAGAGCGTGCCTTTTACGCCAACATGGTCTACAGCCCCGAGCTGCTGGAGCACATCGCGGCCCACCCCGAGGAAGGCCCCTTCTTTTTCATTCCCTATCTATGGACCTCCTCGGCCTGGGGGCCGCTGATCCACCCCAGCAAGAGCCTGATCATCCCCTGCCTGCACGACGAGGGCTACGCCCGCATGGCCGGGGTCAAACGGGCCATGGAGAGCGCCCGGGCGGTGTGCTTCCACGTCCCGGCGGAGCGCGACCTGGCCGCCCGGCTCTACGACCTGGGGCGCACCGAGCCCATCATCGTGGGCGAGGGCATGGACACCCACTGGACCCACGACGCGGCGCGCTTCCGGCGCGACTTCGGCTTGGAGGAGCCCTTCATCCTCTACGCGGGGCGCAAGGACCCGGGCAAGAACACCCCGCTGCTGGTCCATTACTTCCTGCGCTACAAGGCCGAGGGGCGCGGGCCCCAAGGGCTCAAGCTGGTCTTGATCGGCAACCTGCCGGCCGAGATCCCGCCTGGCGGCGAGGCGCATGTCCTGGACCTGGGCTTCGTGGAGATTCAGCAGAAGCACGACGCCTATGCGGCCTGCGAGGTGTTCGTGCAGCCCTCGCTCATGGAGAGCTTCTCGCGGGTGATCATGGAGGCCTGGCTGGCGGGCTCGCCGGTGATGGTGCACGCCGACTGCCCGGTGACCCGCGACCACGCCCTGATCAGCGGCGGCGGCCTGGCCTTTGGCGACTACCCCCACTTCGCCGAGTGCCTGGACTATCTGCTGGCGCGCCCCGAGCTGCGGGCCGAGATGGGCCGGGCGGGCGCGGCCTATGTGCAGGGCAACTTTGCCTGGCCGGTGGTGGTGGACAACTACCTCAAGGTCATCGAGCGGGTAAGCGCCGAGCCGATGCCCGCCCCCACCAGCGCGGACAAGGCCCTGGCCCCCAAGCCCAAGGCGCGGGCCAGCGGCCCGGCGGTGCACCAGATGGTGCCGGACTTCAGCTACGGTGACGCCATCGGCAACGACGCCCTGGCCATCCAAAAGACCCTGCGCTCCTGGGGCCTGAACTCGGACATCTTCGCGCACAGCATCCACCCCCGCCTGGCCGACAAGGCGCGGCCCATTGCCGAGTATGCCAAGCAGGCCCGGCCCGAGGACGTGCTGCTTTTCCATTTCTCCATCGGCCACGAGGCCGCCGAGCTGCTGCCCGGCCTGCCCGGCCGCCGGGTGCTCCGGTACCACAACATCACCCCGGCCGAGTATCTGGACCGCTGCAACCCCGAGAGCGCCGCCCGCGCCCGCCTGGGCCGCGAGCAGCTGGGGCGCATCGCCCCGGCGGTGGAGCTGGGCATGGGGGTTAGCGACTACAACTGTCTGGAACTGGGCCAAGCGGGCTGCCCGGCCACGGCCACGGTGCCCATCGTGATCGACACCTCGGTCTTGGACACCGCGCCCGACGCCTTTGTGGCCCACCGCTTTGACGACGAGCGCCCGGCGGTGCTGCACGTGGGCCGCTTGGTGCCCAACAAGGCCATCGAGGATTTGATCCGGGCCCAGTACTGGCTCTCGCGCCTGGTGCCGGGCACGCGGCTCATGATCGTGGGCTCGGAAGTGGGCTGCGAATCCTACGCCGAAAGCCTGCGCGAACTGGTGGACCGCCTGGCCGTGCCGGGGGTGCACTTCTCGGGGCATGTCTCCCTGGCCGGGCTCATGGCCTATTACCGCCGGGCGAACTGCTACCTCTGCCTCTCCGAGCACGAAGGCTTCTGCGTGCCTCTGGTGGAGTCCATGCACTTCGGCATCCCCATCGTGGCCCACGCCGCCGCCGGGGTGCCGGGCACCCTAGGCCAGGGCGGCCTGCTCCTGGACAGCAAGGAGCCCCAGCGGGTGGCCGAGGCGGTGGCCCGGGTGCTGAGCGACGCGCCTCTGGCCGAGGCTCTGCGCCTGGCCGGGCGGGCTCGCTTGCAGCGCTTCGCGCCCCAGCGGGTGGCTCGCGACTTGCGCGAGGTGCTCACCGAGCGCCTGGGCCTGGAGCTCAACCCATGA
- a CDS encoding glycosyltransferase family 4 protein: MSARPLVDARPLQPGYKQHAQRGIGRYAKNLLGAMLAQVGEQGLELMVRSDLPDPPLGQAAPRLAVGPGPTWLPLGERIIGQHRTLSRALAPAWRSGRVVHILSHGDAPACPGPRTVITCHDLIYQRMEAIYTEGKSKLPFRAARWLETRCLPRAAMIIAVSQCTARDVAELYGVPGERIRVIPEAADPGLAPVSDPAVLDEVLSRHGLARGGYVFYLGGIDPRKDLPTLLRALLRLREAGSPLVLALAGPVQEDKHYPALATALRDLRLGEAVKLLGFVAEADLPALYSGAAAFAFPSRYEGFGLPPLEAMACGAPVVVARAAAVPEVVGEAGLLFPPGDDAALAEALASLAGNPERAGEVKAKGLARAREFSWERAARDTLALYEEVRAAN; the protein is encoded by the coding sequence ATGAGCGCCCGGCCTCTCGTGGACGCGCGGCCCTTGCAGCCGGGCTACAAGCAACACGCCCAGCGGGGCATCGGGCGCTACGCCAAGAACCTGCTGGGCGCCATGCTGGCCCAGGTGGGTGAGCAGGGCTTGGAGCTCATGGTGCGCTCCGACCTGCCCGATCCGCCCTTGGGGCAGGCCGCTCCGCGCCTGGCCGTGGGGCCCGGCCCCACCTGGCTGCCCTTGGGCGAGCGGATCATCGGCCAGCACCGCACCCTTTCCCGCGCCCTGGCCCCGGCCTGGCGCTCCGGGCGCGTGGTGCACATCCTCAGCCACGGCGACGCCCCGGCCTGCCCGGGCCCGCGCACCGTGATCACCTGCCACGACCTGATCTACCAGCGCATGGAGGCGATTTACACCGAGGGCAAGAGCAAGCTGCCCTTCCGGGCGGCCCGTTGGCTGGAAACGCGTTGCCTGCCGCGCGCGGCCATGATCATCGCGGTGAGCCAGTGCACCGCCCGCGACGTGGCAGAGCTTTACGGTGTGCCCGGGGAGCGCATCCGGGTGATCCCCGAGGCGGCCGACCCAGGCCTGGCCCCGGTGAGCGACCCTGCCGTACTGGATGAGGTACTGAGCCGCCACGGCCTGGCGCGCGGGGGTTACGTCTTTTATTTGGGCGGCATCGATCCGCGCAAGGACCTACCCACCCTGCTCCGGGCCCTGCTAAGATTGCGTGAGGCGGGCAGCCCCCTGGTGCTGGCCCTGGCCGGACCGGTGCAAGAAGACAAGCACTACCCCGCCCTGGCCACGGCTTTGCGCGACCTGCGCCTGGGCGAGGCGGTGAAGCTCCTGGGGTTCGTGGCCGAGGCCGATCTGCCCGCGCTCTACTCCGGCGCTGCCGCCTTTGCCTTCCCCTCGCGCTACGAGGGCTTCGGCCTGCCGCCCCTGGAGGCTATGGCCTGCGGCGCGCCGGTGGTGGTCGCCCGCGCGGCGGCGGTGCCCGAGGTGGTGGGCGAGGCGGGGCTGCTCTTCCCGCCCGGAGACGACGCGGCCCTGGCCGAGGCCCTGGCCAGCCTGGCGGGTAACCCGGAGAGGGCCGGCGAGGTGAAAGCCAAGGGACTGGCCCGCGCGCGGGAGTTTTCCTGGGAGCGGGCCGCCCGCGACACCCTGGCCCTGTACGAGGAGGTGCGCGCTGCAAACTGA
- the rplQ gene encoding 50S ribosomal protein L17, whose translation MRHRKDNRRLSRTTPHRRAMLRNMVTSLFEHDQIETTEAKAKELKRVAEKMITLAKRGDLHARRQAESYMRSHKVCGKLFDDAKTRYGGRQGGYVRVLPTRVRRGDAAPMAIVSLVDEAAGK comes from the coding sequence ATGAGACACCGCAAGGACAACCGCCGGCTTAGCCGCACCACCCCGCACCGCCGGGCCATGCTTCGCAACATGGTGACCTCGCTGTTCGAGCACGACCAGATCGAGACCACCGAGGCCAAGGCCAAGGAGCTCAAGCGGGTGGCCGAAAAGATGATCACTCTGGCCAAGCGGGGCGACCTTCATGCCCGCCGTCAGGCCGAGTCCTATATGCGCAGCCACAAGGTCTGCGGCAAACTCTTCGACGATGCCAAGACCCGTTACGGCGGCCGCCAAGGCGGCTACGTGCGGGTGTTGCCCACCCGGGTCCGCCGCGGCGATGCCGCGCCCATGGCCATCGTGTCCCTGGTGGACGAGGCCGCCGGCAAGTAA
- a CDS encoding DNA-directed RNA polymerase subunit alpha, producing MERNWRELIRPSRLEVDEESHTQYYGKFSCEPLERGFGHTIGNALRRILISSLQGAAITNVRMDGVLHEFSTINGVMEDVSDIILNLKGVRLKYLGHDPAVMSIDANGEGVVTAGDINVPPDVQILNPEHAIATLGPEGSLRAELTVKTGKSYVTADRNKNEEDPIGVVALDAAFSPIIKVNYVVTQARVGQITDYDKLTLEVFTNGAVRPEDAVAYAAKILKEQLSIFINFQEEPEPDQEESVEEPSLNENLFRTVDELELSVRSANCLKNADIKYIGELVQKSESEMLKTKNFGRKSLNEIKEMLTEMGLTLGMGLDDFPTREELEARTKEK from the coding sequence ATGGAGAGAAACTGGAGAGAACTCATCAGGCCGTCGCGCCTGGAGGTGGACGAGGAGTCGCACACCCAGTACTACGGCAAGTTCTCCTGCGAGCCGCTGGAGCGGGGCTTCGGCCACACCATCGGCAACGCCCTCAGGCGCATCCTGATCTCCTCCTTGCAGGGGGCGGCCATCACCAACGTTCGCATGGATGGAGTCTTGCACGAGTTCTCCACCATCAACGGTGTGATGGAGGACGTAAGCGACATCATCCTCAACCTGAAGGGCGTGCGTCTGAAGTACCTGGGCCACGACCCCGCGGTGATGAGCATCGATGCCAACGGCGAGGGCGTGGTCACCGCCGGCGACATCAACGTGCCCCCGGACGTGCAGATACTCAATCCCGAGCACGCCATCGCCACCCTGGGCCCCGAGGGCAGCCTCCGGGCCGAGCTGACGGTGAAGACCGGCAAGAGCTACGTTACCGCCGATCGCAACAAGAACGAGGAAGACCCCATTGGGGTGGTGGCCCTGGATGCCGCCTTCAGCCCCATCATCAAGGTCAACTACGTGGTCACCCAGGCTCGCGTGGGCCAGATTACCGACTACGACAAGCTGACCCTGGAGGTCTTCACCAACGGCGCGGTGCGGCCCGAGGACGCGGTGGCCTATGCGGCCAAGATCCTCAAGGAACAGCTGTCGATCTTCATCAACTTCCAGGAGGAGCCCGAGCCCGATCAGGAGGAGAGCGTCGAGGAGCCCAGCCTCAACGAAAACCTCTTCCGCACCGTGGACGAGCTGGAGCTCAGCGTGCGCAGCGCCAACTGCCTGAAGAACGCCGACATCAAGTACATCGGCGAGTTGGTGCAAAAGAGCGAGTCGGAGATGCTCAAAACCAAGAACTTCGGCCGCAAGTCCTTGAACGAAATTAAGGAAATGCTCACCGAAATGGGCCTGACCCTGGGCATGGGTTTGGACGACTTCCCCACCCGGGAAGAGCTGGAAGCCAGGACGAAGGAAAAATGA
- the rpsD gene encoding 30S ribosomal protein S4, with protein MARYRGSVCRLCRREVQKLYLKGDRCFSDKCAVERRAFPPGQHGQRRTKVSDYGLQLREKQKVKRMYGLAEKQFNLTYKRAARMRGVTGHNLLMLLETRLDNVVYRLGFAGSRAQARHWVRHGHVTINGRRVDIPSARVKIGDVVAVKDKSREIPQLKESLEAIARRTVPEWLELEADKFRGTIKAQPTREELTIPMQEQLIVELYSR; from the coding sequence TTGGCTCGATATAGAGGTTCCGTGTGCCGGCTTTGCCGGCGCGAGGTGCAGAAACTTTACCTCAAGGGTGACCGCTGCTTTTCTGACAAGTGCGCCGTGGAGCGCCGCGCCTTCCCTCCGGGGCAGCACGGCCAGCGGCGGACCAAGGTCAGCGATTATGGCCTCCAGCTTCGCGAGAAGCAGAAGGTCAAGCGCATGTACGGCCTGGCCGAGAAGCAGTTCAACCTGACCTACAAGCGCGCCGCCCGCATGCGCGGGGTGACCGGCCACAACCTGCTGATGCTCTTGGAGACGAGGCTGGACAACGTGGTCTATCGCCTGGGCTTCGCGGGCAGCCGGGCCCAGGCCCGCCATTGGGTGCGCCACGGCCACGTGACCATCAACGGGCGCCGGGTGGACATCCCCTCGGCCCGCGTGAAGATCGGCGACGTGGTGGCGGTCAAGGACAAGAGCCGCGAGATTCCCCAGCTCAAGGAGTCTCTGGAGGCGATTGCCCGGCGCACCGTGCCCGAGTGGCTGGAGCTGGAGGCCGATAAGTTCCGCGGAACCATCAAGGCCCAGCCCACCCGCGAGGAGCTGACCATCCCCATGCAGGAGCAGCTCATCGTTGAGCTTTACTCCCGCTAG
- the rpsK gene encoding 30S ribosomal protein S11 — MAKAVKKGVRKRKEKKNIPNGVVHIASTFNNTVITITDPQGNTVSWSSSGVQGFKGSRKSTPFAAQLAAEDAAKKAMDHGMRTVEVNVKGPGSGREAALRALGNVGFTVTVIRDVTPVPHNGCRPPKRRRV; from the coding sequence ATGGCCAAAGCGGTGAAAAAAGGCGTTCGCAAACGCAAGGAAAAGAAGAATATCCCCAACGGGGTGGTGCACATTGCCAGCACCTTCAACAACACGGTGATCACCATCACCGACCCCCAAGGGAACACCGTGAGCTGGTCCAGCTCGGGCGTGCAGGGCTTCAAGGGCTCGCGCAAGTCCACCCCCTTCGCGGCCCAGCTTGCCGCCGAGGACGCGGCCAAGAAGGCCATGGACCACGGCATGCGCACGGTCGAGGTGAACGTCAAGGGACCCGGTTCCGGCCGCGAGGCCGCGCTTCGGGCCCTGGGCAATGTCGGCTTCACCGTCACCGTCATCCGCGACGTAACCCCCGTGCCCCACAACGGTTGCCGCCCCCCCAAGCGGCGCCGGGTGTGA
- the rpsM gene encoding 30S ribosomal protein S13 codes for MARISGIDLPRNKRIEIALTYIYGIGHTSAGKICSASGVDPATKAGDLTDEEINNIRQVIDTTFKVEGDLRREISMNIKRLMDLGCYRGLRHRRGLPVNGQRTRTNARTRKGPRRAVVGKRKK; via the coding sequence GTGGCCAGAATCTCAGGCATAGACCTCCCGCGCAACAAGCGCATTGAGATCGCGCTGACCTACATCTATGGCATCGGTCATACCTCGGCGGGCAAGATCTGCTCGGCCAGTGGGGTTGACCCGGCCACCAAGGCCGGCGATCTGACCGACGAGGAGATCAACAACATCCGCCAGGTGATCGACACCACCTTCAAGGTGGAGGGCGATCTCAGGCGCGAGATCTCCATGAACATCAAGCGCCTGATGGACCTGGGCTGCTACCGCGGCCTGCGGCATCGCCGCGGTCTGCCGGTCAACGGCCAGCGCACCCGCACCAATGCGCGCACCCGCAAGGGTCCCCGCCGCGCGGTCGTGGGCAAGAGGAAGAAGTAA
- the rpmJ gene encoding 50S ribosomal protein L36 yields the protein MKVRASVKRMCKDCKIIKRGGVVRVICKKNPRHKQRQG from the coding sequence ATGAAGGTTCGGGCATCGGTCAAGCGCATGTGCAAGGACTGCAAGATAATCAAGCGCGGTGGCGTGGTTCGGGTGATTTGCAAAAAGAACCCGCGCCACAAGCAGCGGCAAGGTTAA
- the map gene encoding type I methionyl aminopeptidase, translating to MIVLKTPAEIEAMARANQVVARVLATVKAEVKPGVRTLDLDAMAEEMARQSGATPSFKGYHGYPYSLCCSVNSEVVHGFPRREPLKEGDILSMDFGVVLDGFNGDSATTVAVGRVSDQAKALMQATESSLAAGIEQMRPGNRLGDVSSAVQKVAEGAGYSVVRQFVGHGIGRSLHEDPQVPNFGSPGRGVELKPGLVLAIEPMVNAGRHEVKILADGWTAVTADGKLSAHFEHTVAVTDDGPRILSLLV from the coding sequence ATGATCGTCCTTAAGACTCCGGCCGAGATAGAGGCCATGGCGCGGGCCAACCAAGTTGTGGCCCGGGTGCTGGCAACGGTGAAGGCCGAGGTCAAGCCAGGGGTCCGAACCCTGGACCTGGACGCGATGGCCGAGGAAATGGCCCGCCAATCCGGGGCCACCCCGAGCTTCAAAGGCTATCACGGCTATCCTTATAGCCTCTGCTGCTCGGTAAATAGCGAAGTGGTGCACGGCTTCCCGCGCCGCGAACCCCTGAAGGAGGGAGATATTCTCTCCATGGACTTCGGGGTGGTGCTGGACGGCTTCAACGGCGACTCGGCCACCACGGTGGCCGTGGGCCGGGTGAGCGACCAGGCCAAGGCCTTGATGCAGGCCACCGAGAGCTCCCTGGCCGCGGGCATCGAGCAGATGCGGCCCGGCAACCGGCTGGGCGATGTCTCCTCGGCGGTGCAAAAGGTGGCCGAGGGCGCGGGCTACAGCGTGGTCCGGCAGTTCGTGGGCCACGGCATCGGGCGCAGCCTGCACGAGGACCCGCAGGTGCCCAACTTCGGCTCGCCGGGCCGGGGCGTGGAGCTGAAACCGGGGTTGGTCCTGGCCATAGAGCCGATGGTCAACGCCGGGCGCCACGAAGTAAAGATATTGGCCGATGGCTGGACGGCGGTCACCGCTGACGGTAAACTTTCGGCCCACTTTGAACACACCGTGGCCGTCACGGATGACGGGCCACGCATACTAAGCCTGCTCGTTTAG
- a CDS encoding adenylate kinase: protein MNLILLGPPGAGKGTQAKMLIDAYGIPQISTGDMLREAVKNQTELGLEAKKYMDSGQLVPDEVVIGLAKDRIAQDDCAKGFMLDGFPRTVPQAEALDKVLEGMGKKIDHVISIEVPNSELMGRLTGRRTCKACGQGFHVMFDPPKVEGVCDKCGGELYQRDDDNETTVGNRLKVYEDQTAPLIDYYKTKGLLRPIDGVGAMGEILDRIKAVLG from the coding sequence ATGAACCTGATTTTGTTAGGCCCTCCGGGGGCGGGCAAAGGCACGCAGGCCAAAATGCTCATCGATGCCTATGGCATCCCGCAGATCTCCACCGGCGACATGCTGCGCGAGGCTGTGAAGAACCAGACCGAGCTGGGCCTGGAGGCCAAGAAATACATGGACTCCGGTCAGCTGGTGCCCGATGAGGTGGTGATCGGCCTGGCCAAGGACCGCATCGCCCAGGACGACTGCGCCAAGGGCTTCATGCTCGACGGTTTCCCCCGCACCGTGCCCCAGGCCGAGGCTCTGGACAAGGTGTTGGAGGGCATGGGTAAGAAAATCGACCACGTGATCAGCATCGAGGTGCCCAACAGCGAGCTGATGGGCCGCCTGACCGGCCGCCGCACCTGCAAGGCCTGCGGCCAGGGCTTCCACGTGATGTTCGATCCGCCCAAGGTCGAGGGCGTGTGCGACAAGTGCGGCGGCGAGCTGTACCAGCGCGACGACGACAACGAGACCACGGTGGGCAACCGGCTGAAGGTCTACGAGGACCAGACCGCCCCGCTCATCGACTACTATAAGACCAAGGGCCTGCTCCGTCCCATCGACGGCGTGGGCGCCATGGGCGAGATCCTGGACCGCATCAAGGCGGTGCTGGGCTAA